A window of the Desulfobacula toluolica Tol2 genome harbors these coding sequences:
- a CDS encoding Lrp/AsnC family transcriptional regulator, which produces MDNTDLQILKILQKKARIPNVEVARKIGMAPSAVLERIKKLEAQGVIEGYEVRLNPDMFNCSMIAFIQIKTASPGQLIETGEKLSKIEQIQEVHYLAGQDCLMIKVRVSDNTELETILRKKISHLDVVKATKTFIALSTYKESAKILLPETLE; this is translated from the coding sequence ATGGACAACACAGACCTTCAAATCCTGAAAATTTTACAGAAAAAAGCCAGGATTCCCAATGTGGAAGTCGCCAGAAAAATTGGAATGGCACCATCTGCGGTTTTGGAACGGATCAAGAAGTTAGAAGCCCAGGGCGTGATTGAAGGCTATGAAGTTCGCCTTAACCCTGACATGTTTAATTGCTCAATGATTGCATTTATCCAAATCAAAACGGCAAGTCCGGGACAACTCATTGAAACAGGAGAAAAGCTTTCAAAAATAGAGCAAATCCAGGAGGTACACTACCTGGCCGGACAGGATTGCCTGATGATTAAGGTGCGCGTGTCCGACAATACCGAGCTTGAAACCATTTTAAGAAAAAAAATTTCACATTTAGATGTTGTCAAAGCCACCAAAACGTTTATTGCACTTTCAACTTACAAGGAAAGTGCCAAAATATTGTTACCCGAAACACTCGAATAA
- the cutA gene encoding divalent-cation tolerance protein CutA has translation MEYCIVLTTCPNNNEAKTLASKLIKEKLAACVQLSSITSYYTWKGDMHNETEIRLIIKTRSRLYETIEQFIQKNHSYDVPQIVQIPINDGSDEYLDWIDENTTD, from the coding sequence ATGGAATACTGCATTGTCCTGACAACCTGTCCCAATAACAACGAGGCAAAAACACTTGCTTCAAAACTAATTAAAGAAAAACTGGCCGCCTGTGTCCAGCTAAGTTCCATCACAAGTTACTATACCTGGAAAGGAGACATGCATAATGAAACCGAGATCAGACTGATTATCAAAACAAGATCCCGGCTTTATGAAACTATTGAACAATTCATTCAAAAAAATCATAGTTATGACGTGCCTCAAATTGTTCAAATTCCCATTAATGACGGGTCAGACGAATACCTTGACTGGATAGATGAAAACACAACTGATTAG
- a CDS encoding HD domain-containing phosphohydrolase has product MRDDPIKILIVDDEEGILEVTEGYFQRKGYEVYTACNGIEALDVLNRVKIGCVFTDINMPMMDGLELAEKIRAHESTLPVVVMTGCPSLENSIQTLKNGVVDYLIKPMNLEQMELTLKRILRERALFVENLILKEEVERQERLKKLNHELLERIDEVNTLNRVMEDFSSTDSSYGVFNKVVDLGVEELKADKVFFHLYSEQEKSLALVASSDCGIEDETVCSLFGKDFSTNVHEFILDFLSTDHNPCLISEAGNNDRLDDVVHSLMLAPLKIRDKIFGIASAFSFRSDNFFNEKDIYYMSFITRKAAAAIENIALYENIYDNLFSTLYAFVTALEVRDLYTRKHSTRVAKYAHMIAVEMQCNEEELDIISFAGSLHDIGKIGIRDDILLKPGRLTDDEYEKIKEHPVIGADIISKLGLWDREMKIIRHHHERFDGKGYPDGLKGEQIPKLARILCVADSFDAMASDRAYRKKMKKSKVLDIIKENSGTQFDPIVVEAFLKVANQEFPDDF; this is encoded by the coding sequence ATGAGAGACGATCCAATCAAAATTTTAATTGTTGATGACGAGGAAGGTATTCTTGAGGTAACCGAAGGGTATTTTCAGAGAAAGGGCTACGAGGTTTATACTGCCTGCAATGGGATTGAAGCTCTTGACGTTTTGAACAGGGTAAAAATAGGGTGTGTCTTTACCGATATTAATATGCCGATGATGGATGGACTGGAGCTGGCTGAAAAGATCAGGGCTCACGAGAGTACTCTTCCTGTAGTTGTAATGACGGGGTGCCCGTCATTGGAGAATTCCATACAGACATTGAAAAATGGTGTTGTTGATTATCTGATTAAGCCGATGAACCTTGAGCAAATGGAGTTAACCCTCAAAAGAATCTTGCGGGAACGCGCACTGTTTGTCGAAAATTTAATTTTAAAAGAAGAAGTTGAACGGCAGGAACGGTTAAAAAAATTAAATCATGAACTGCTTGAAAGAATTGACGAAGTTAATACATTGAACCGGGTGATGGAGGACTTTTCTTCAACAGATTCAAGTTATGGTGTCTTTAATAAGGTTGTTGATTTAGGAGTGGAAGAATTAAAAGCGGATAAAGTTTTTTTTCATCTGTATTCGGAGCAGGAGAAATCTCTTGCACTTGTTGCAAGTTCGGATTGTGGTATTGAAGATGAAACAGTATGTTCATTATTTGGAAAAGATTTTTCAACAAATGTCCATGAATTTATTCTTGATTTTTTAAGCACTGATCACAACCCATGTCTTATTTCAGAAGCGGGAAACAATGATCGGCTGGATGATGTAGTTCATTCATTAATGCTGGCCCCGTTGAAAATCCGGGACAAAATATTCGGTATTGCCAGTGCCTTTTCATTCCGGTCGGATAATTTTTTTAATGAAAAAGATATCTATTATATGAGTTTTATTACCCGGAAGGCAGCTGCTGCTATTGAAAATATTGCCTTGTATGAAAATATTTATGATAACCTTTTTTCAACATTGTACGCATTTGTAACAGCTCTTGAAGTAAGGGATCTGTATACGAGAAAACATTCGACAAGAGTGGCAAAATACGCACATATGATTGCCGTAGAAATGCAATGTAATGAAGAAGAACTTGATATTATCAGTTTTGCCGGCAGTCTTCACGATATCGGAAAAATAGGTATCAGAGATGATATCCTTTTAAAACCGGGCAGGCTGACAGATGATGAATACGAAAAAATCAAGGAACATCCTGTTATTGGTGCGGATATTATAAGTAAGCTGGGGCTTTGGGATCGGGAAATGAAGATTATTCGGCATCACCATGAGCGATTTGACGGAAAAGGCTATCCCGATGGTTTAAAAGGAGAACAAATTCCTAAGCTTGCAAGAATTTTATGTGTTGCTGATTCATTTGATGCCATGGCTTCTGACAGGGCGTATAGAAAAAAAATGAAAAAAAGCAAAGTCCTTGATATTATCAAAGAGAACTCTGGAACTCAGTTTGATCCAATTGTTGTTGAGGCGTTTCTAAAAGTTGCAAATCAGGAATTTCCAGATGATTTTTAA
- a CDS encoding response regulator, with amino-acid sequence MIVDDFATMRRILKNILKQLGFKNLVEADDGTTAWDMLEEQSIALIISDWNMPKMTGLELLKKVRASDRHKKTPFLMVTAEAQKQNVIEAVQAGVSNYVVKPFTAEAISDKLKKILK; translated from the coding sequence TTGATTGTTGACGATTTTGCTACCATGCGCCGTATTCTTAAAAATATTTTAAAACAGCTTGGATTTAAGAATCTTGTTGAAGCTGATGATGGTACAACTGCCTGGGATATGTTGGAAGAGCAGAGTATTGCTTTGATTATATCAGATTGGAATATGCCTAAAATGACCGGACTTGAACTTTTGAAGAAAGTTCGTGCAAGCGATAGGCATAAGAAAACTCCTTTTCTAATGGTTACGGCTGAAGCTCAAAAGCAAAATGTTATTGAAGCGGTTCAGGCAGGTGTTTCAAATTATGTTGTTAAACCGTTTACAGCTGAAGCGATTTCCGACAAGCTTAAAAAGATTTTAAAATGA
- the lysA gene encoding diaminopimelate decarboxylase — MPMSNSYQQRLAGILPQIVNTFGTPFHIYDEKGIKETCNNLNTAFEKINGFKEFFAVKALPNPSIMKIMQEMGFGFDCSSIPEIQLSRQIGSFKDDIMFTSNNTSNIQFETALDNGGCILNLDDISLISKLANIPDLICFRYNPGPLRKGNKIIGNPVEAKYGVSHDQIMDAYHRSIQLGIKRFGIHTMLASNELNYEYMVETTRMLLDMIKQISEKLNITFEFINIGGGLGIPYTPDAKPFDLDAMAREITIIFKEFKTINGWAPKLYMESGRYITGPHGVLVTSVINHKNIYRKYVGVDASMSALMRPGMYEAYHHIHIHGKEDSTTLETVDVVGALCENIDKFAVQRDLPATVEGDILVIHDTGAHGHAMGFNYNGHLRPKELLLKEDSSVELIRRAETMEDYFSTLTFEPKAVTFTNSHGILSSNNKK; from the coding sequence ATGCCAATGTCAAACTCATATCAACAAAGACTTGCCGGCATTCTACCACAGATTGTAAATACATTTGGAACCCCTTTCCATATTTATGATGAAAAAGGAATCAAAGAAACCTGCAACAACCTGAACACAGCCTTTGAAAAAATTAACGGGTTCAAGGAATTTTTTGCAGTCAAAGCTCTGCCCAACCCGTCAATCATGAAAATCATGCAGGAAATGGGATTTGGATTTGACTGCAGTTCCATACCGGAAATTCAATTGTCCAGGCAGATCGGCAGCTTTAAAGACGATATCATGTTCACCTCGAACAACACCAGCAACATCCAGTTTGAAACAGCCCTGGACAATGGCGGATGTATCCTGAATCTGGATGATATTTCCTTGATTTCAAAATTAGCAAACATTCCCGATCTTATCTGTTTTAGATACAATCCCGGTCCTTTGCGAAAAGGAAATAAAATCATTGGAAATCCAGTGGAAGCTAAATATGGTGTCAGTCATGATCAAATCATGGATGCCTACCACCGCTCCATTCAGCTTGGAATCAAACGGTTCGGAATTCACACCATGCTGGCATCCAATGAACTCAACTATGAATACATGGTTGAAACCACCCGAATGCTGCTGGATATGATCAAACAGATCAGTGAAAAACTCAATATCACCTTTGAATTCATCAATATTGGCGGGGGCTTGGGCATTCCTTATACACCTGATGCAAAACCATTTGACCTTGATGCCATGGCCAGAGAAATCACCATTATTTTTAAAGAATTTAAAACCATCAATGGATGGGCACCCAAACTCTACATGGAAAGCGGCCGATACATCACAGGCCCCCATGGTGTCCTGGTCACATCCGTGATTAACCATAAAAACATTTACAGAAAATATGTGGGAGTGGATGCGTCCATGTCAGCCCTCATGAGACCGGGCATGTATGAAGCCTACCACCACATCCACATTCACGGCAAAGAAGATTCAACCACACTGGAAACAGTTGATGTGGTCGGTGCTTTATGCGAAAACATAGATAAATTTGCCGTTCAACGAGATCTGCCGGCTACGGTTGAAGGCGACATACTGGTTATCCACGACACCGGGGCACACGGACATGCCATGGGTTTCAACTATAACGGCCATTTAAGGCCCAAAGAATTGCTGTTAAAAGAAGATTCAAGTGTTGAACTGATCAGAAGAGCTGAAACCATGGAGGATTATTTTTCAACACTGACTTTTGAACCCAAGGCAGTCACTTTTACTAACAGCCATGGCATATTGAGCAGCAACAACAAAAAATAA
- a CDS encoding flavodoxin family protein: MKVLVLYYSKGGNTKKLAREIVEGVNSVEAVQGVLKSTDEVTKEDFIEAGGIIAGSPVYFGNMAAQLKAVFDNFVSTRRKMEGKVGAAFTTSGDPSGGKETTMMSIIQAFLIYGMVITGDPLSATGHYGVACVGTPDDEIKENAKKLGARVAQLALKLSD, from the coding sequence ATGAAAGTTCTTGTTCTTTATTATTCAAAGGGAGGCAATACCAAAAAGCTTGCCCGGGAAATTGTTGAGGGTGTTAATAGTGTCGAGGCGGTTCAGGGTGTATTAAAAAGTACGGATGAGGTAACAAAAGAGGATTTTATTGAAGCTGGCGGGATCATTGCCGGGTCGCCGGTCTATTTTGGTAACATGGCTGCGCAACTCAAGGCTGTATTTGATAATTTTGTCAGCACCCGCAGAAAAATGGAAGGAAAGGTGGGGGCTGCATTCACCACATCAGGCGACCCAAGCGGCGGCAAGGAAACCACCATGATGTCAATTATTCAGGCATTCTTGATATATGGCATGGTTATAACGGGTGATCCTTTGTCTGCCACCGGTCATTATGGCGTTGCCTGTGTAGGCACTCCGGATGATGAAATCAAAGAAAATGCTAAAAAATTAGGGGCAAGAGTTGCACAGCTGGCACTGAAGCTGTCGGATTAG
- a CDS encoding sigma-54 interaction domain-containing protein, protein MPENNLHRESEKKEFDRLGIAGVSKGLIKVLDTARKVSKSDSSVLITGESGTGKELIAKAIHKNSSRRDGPMVVINCGAIPGELLESELFGHEKGAFTGAHRSRVGRFEIADQGTIFLDEIGDMSPDLQVKLLRAIQERRFERVGGTSTIQVDIRVISATHKDLPAAIAEGLFREDLFYRLNVIPIQILPLRERKEDILSLADHFQNNLIKRVKGYQIKTFSQSAKQALLRYDWPGNIRELENLIERISVLVEDRNIELHDLPEYIANASSDNTSVPVESVLNNGIGFNEAVDQYQRSLILHALNETGWVKARAADLLKMNRTTLVERIKKMNIDQERVTPFF, encoded by the coding sequence ATGCCTGAGAATAACCTTCACCGGGAATCTGAAAAAAAGGAATTTGACCGGTTAGGAATAGCCGGTGTCAGCAAAGGGCTTATAAAAGTACTTGATACGGCAAGAAAAGTTTCCAAATCAGATTCTTCCGTACTGATTACAGGGGAAAGCGGTACGGGAAAAGAATTGATAGCAAAAGCCATTCATAAAAACAGTTCAAGGCGCGATGGCCCCATGGTCGTGATCAATTGCGGTGCCATTCCGGGCGAACTGCTTGAAAGTGAACTGTTCGGACATGAAAAAGGGGCTTTCACAGGTGCCCATCGTTCAAGGGTTGGACGGTTTGAAATTGCAGATCAGGGAACTATCTTTCTGGATGAAATCGGCGATATGAGTCCAGACCTGCAGGTCAAATTATTAAGGGCCATTCAGGAAAGACGCTTTGAACGCGTTGGGGGGACATCTACCATCCAAGTGGACATCAGGGTGATTTCAGCAACACATAAAGATTTGCCCGCTGCAATTGCAGAAGGATTATTCAGAGAAGACCTTTTTTACCGCCTGAACGTTATTCCCATACAGATTCTTCCATTGCGTGAACGAAAAGAGGATATTCTATCACTTGCAGATCATTTTCAAAACAATCTGATCAAAAGGGTCAAAGGTTATCAGATAAAAACCTTTTCTCAAAGTGCCAAGCAGGCATTGCTTCGCTATGACTGGCCCGGAAATATCCGGGAACTTGAAAATCTAATTGAAAGAATATCCGTTCTTGTTGAGGATAGAAACATTGAGCTTCATGATTTGCCGGAATATATTGCCAATGCCTCGTCTGACAACACATCAGTTCCCGTAGAATCTGTTCTTAATAACGGGATCGGATTTAATGAAGCTGTGGATCAGTATCAAAGGTCTTTGATACTGCATGCTTTGAATGAAACCGGCTGGGTAAAAGCAAGGGCTGCAGACCTTCTGAAAATGAACAGAACCACTCTTGTGGAAAGAATAAAAAAGATGAATATTGATCAAGAACGTGTGACACCATTTTTTTGA